Proteins from one [Limnothrix rosea] IAM M-220 genomic window:
- a CDS encoding DUF2470 domain-containing protein, with the protein MSEIITSAVSDRICNHMNKDHADAVLTYAKHFGQRTDAEAAQMLGLDEVGMDLEITVNKQPETLRIPFPTTLTNPKDAHTVLVDMMKEANGETVPAE; encoded by the coding sequence ATGTCAGAAATTATCACGTCCGCCGTAAGCGATCGCATCTGTAACCACATGAATAAAGATCATGCCGATGCTGTTTTGACCTACGCCAAGCACTTTGGTCAACGTACCGACGCTGAAGCCGCGCAAATGCTGGGTCTTGACGAAGTGGGTATGGATCTAGAGATCACCGTAAACAAACAACCAGAAACATTGCGTATTCCTTTTCCCACAACCCTCACCAACCCTAAGGATGCCCATACAGTACTCGTGGACATGATGAAGGAAGCGAACGGCGAAACAGTGCCAGCAGAATAA
- a CDS encoding tetratricopeptide repeat protein — translation MFKQLLLAPLSVGLLVLPQLQRHTVLAEDFISSCQGSLCASVAANIQIKENSVAEGDAQILLEQGLDYSEQGRYEAAIASYDQAIAIQPVFYDAWFHRGIALGALGRYEEEVASYDEAIALEPDNGDIWFNRAFALESLGDLEAAILSYEQAGRLNPNDAEAWYNRGILLGTLGRYEEEIASYDTSLSIDPTNDNAWYNRGVAFGDLGRPEEEIASYDEALVQNPAHEDAWYNRGIAFGLLGDFEQEIASYDSLLAINPLDEDAWYNRGISLSDMGRELEAIASYDKAIEINPNKDVALYNIAISHARLGQVNEALDNLQIAIELDPVNRNFAETDIDFNDLRDNFRFQELMTTP, via the coding sequence ATGTTTAAACAACTTTTATTAGCGCCTTTGTCCGTTGGTTTGCTTGTCTTGCCACAGCTCCAGCGGCACACTGTTTTGGCGGAAGATTTTATTTCATCTTGTCAAGGATCTCTTTGTGCGTCAGTTGCTGCAAATATCCAAATTAAAGAAAATAGTGTTGCTGAAGGTGATGCTCAAATTCTATTGGAACAGGGGCTAGATTACAGTGAGCAAGGCCGTTATGAAGCGGCGATCGCCAGCTATGATCAGGCGATCGCCATTCAGCCAGTTTTCTATGATGCTTGGTTCCATCGCGGTATTGCTTTGGGTGCTTTAGGCCGTTATGAAGAAGAAGTCGCCAGCTATGACGAGGCGATCGCCCTAGAGCCAGACAATGGTGATATCTGGTTTAATCGCGCCTTTGCCCTCGAAAGTCTGGGTGACCTTGAGGCGGCAATTTTGAGCTATGAACAGGCGGGTCGCCTAAATCCGAATGATGCAGAAGCTTGGTATAACCGCGGTATTTTACTAGGAACTCTCGGACGCTACGAAGAAGAAATCGCGAGTTATGATACCTCCCTCTCCATAGACCCGACGAATGATAACGCTTGGTACAACCGTGGTGTGGCTTTCGGGGATCTTGGTCGCCCAGAAGAGGAAATTGCGAGCTACGATGAAGCCCTTGTCCAGAATCCAGCACATGAAGATGCTTGGTATAACCGGGGGATTGCCTTTGGTCTGTTAGGGGACTTTGAGCAGGAAATTGCCAGCTATGACAGTCTTTTAGCAATTAATCCATTGGATGAAGATGCTTGGTATAACCGGGGGATTTCCCTCAGTGACATGGGTCGTGAACTAGAGGCGATCGCCAGCTATGACAAAGCCATCGAGATTAATCCCAATAAAGATGTGGCACTTTACAATATTGCGATTTCCCATGCGCGTCTGGGGCAAGTCAATGAAGCCCTTGATAACCTTCAGATTGCCATTGAACTTGATCCCGTTAATCGTAACTTCGCTGAAACAGATATTGACTTTAACGATCTGCGCGACAATTTTCGTTTTCAAGAATTAATGACCACACCCTGA
- a CDS encoding M48 family metallopeptidase: MRHRTRNRWLYGCMACIMAVSINLATPAVSQAGWLDNLLRGVLIWGVQSYQLSNLSDKDEMDFGKQIHQELVNSGQIRLYNNSQVTNYISEIGQRLAKNSERPGIKYNFFVVEDDSINAFATMGGYNYVNTGLIKAAANEAELASVIGHEIAHIEGKHSIEQMKAQARNQGILAATGLDSSQIVQLGVAIAFDFPHSRNDEREADAIGFDLLTQAGYAPEAMASFMTTLKNETGGGGASFLSTHPGTDERIISLQAEANTYTAANAKGARHDIGLNEQHYRNKISPLR; this comes from the coding sequence ATGCGGCATCGGACAAGAAATCGTTGGCTATATGGTTGTATGGCATGCATTATGGCCGTCAGTATTAACCTTGCAACACCTGCTGTCAGCCAAGCAGGTTGGCTAGATAATCTCCTGCGGGGGGTGTTGATTTGGGGTGTGCAAAGTTATCAGCTCTCAAATCTATCGGATAAAGATGAGATGGATTTTGGTAAACAGATCCATCAGGAGTTAGTTAATTCAGGGCAAATTCGCCTCTATAACAACTCTCAAGTGACGAACTATATTAGCGAAATTGGTCAAAGATTAGCGAAAAACAGTGAACGACCGGGGATTAAATATAATTTTTTTGTTGTTGAAGATGATAGTATCAATGCCTTTGCCACAATGGGTGGCTACAACTATGTTAATACAGGTTTAATTAAGGCCGCGGCTAATGAGGCAGAGCTAGCTAGTGTGATTGGTCACGAAATTGCCCATATCGAAGGCAAGCATTCTATTGAGCAAATGAAGGCTCAGGCTCGTAATCAAGGGATTTTAGCAGCGACTGGTTTGGATAGTAGTCAGATTGTCCAGCTTGGTGTGGCGATCGCCTTTGACTTCCCCCATAGTCGTAATGACGAGCGAGAGGCTGATGCCATTGGCTTTGATCTCTTGACCCAAGCGGGCTATGCACCAGAAGCAATGGCTTCCTTTATGACGACCCTCAAGAATGAAACGGGTGGCGGTGGAGCCTCCTTTTTGAGTACACATCCTGGTACAGACGAGCGCATTATTAGTTTGCAAGCGGAAGCGAATACCTATACTGCAGCGAACGCCAAGGGAGCCCGCCATGACATTGGCCTCAACGAACAGCATTATCGAAATAAGATTTCACCGCTGCGGTAA